A region of Staphylococcus sp. IVB6181 DNA encodes the following proteins:
- the pflA gene encoding pyruvate formate-lyase-activating protein, with translation MMEGRIHSVESLGTVDGPGLRYIIFTQGCLLRCLYCHNPDTWGLTDAPRKATVDELVDEILPYRPYFSVSGGGVTVSGGEPLLQMPFIEALFQKLKQAGIHTCIDTSAGCVNETPAFLSHLDNLLEHTGLVLLDLKHMDEAKHIELTGKPNTHIIKFAKMLSERKQPVWIRHVLVPGYTDDEAHLRKLGEFINTLDNVERFEILPYHQLGVHKYEALELAYPLEGVQEPTNEEVVRAYNLVNFKGITPVSV, from the coding sequence ATTATGGAAGGAAGAATTCACTCAGTAGAAAGTTTAGGGACAGTTGACGGACCAGGGCTTCGCTACATTATATTTACACAAGGGTGTTTATTGAGATGCCTGTACTGTCACAACCCTGATACTTGGGGGTTAACAGATGCACCGCGCAAAGCAACTGTTGACGAATTGGTGGATGAAATTCTTCCTTATCGTCCTTACTTTTCAGTTTCAGGCGGTGGTGTCACTGTAAGCGGCGGAGAGCCGCTGCTTCAAATGCCGTTTATCGAAGCACTATTTCAAAAGCTTAAGCAAGCAGGTATTCATACATGTATTGATACTTCGGCAGGATGTGTGAATGAAACCCCTGCATTCCTTTCCCATTTAGACAATCTGCTTGAGCATACAGGTTTAGTTTTGCTGGATTTAAAACACATGGATGAAGCAAAGCATATTGAGCTTACAGGCAAACCGAATACGCATATTATTAAATTTGCGAAGATGCTTTCAGAACGCAAGCAGCCTGTATGGATCCGTCACGTCCTTGTGCCGGGGTATACAGATGATGAAGCACATTTAAGAAAACTAGGCGAATTTATCAATACTTTAGATAATGTGGAACGTTTTGAAATTCTGCCTTACCATCAATTAGGTGTGCATAAGTATGAAGCTTTAGAGCTTGCGTACCCGTTAGAAGGTGTACAAGAGCCGACGAACGAAGAAGTGGTACGTGCTTATAATTTAGTGAATTTTAAAGGAATTACACCCGTAAGTGTATAA
- a CDS encoding sporulation protein → MFEKLLTSLGVGALTIETRLEKEAFDANELIKGKVVLKGGDADQQISKIKLSLIEHVKNSTEHSDFDEMENVLQEYEIQSKQVVEAGETTEKAFEFPLEKFNFEKGTDALTLRTYVYIDSGADAEEDAEIRIQ, encoded by the coding sequence ATGTTTGAAAAATTACTAACATCTTTAGGCGTTGGGGCTTTAACAATCGAAACACGTCTAGAAAAAGAAGCATTTGATGCTAATGAATTAATTAAAGGGAAAGTTGTGCTTAAAGGCGGAGACGCTGATCAGCAAATCTCTAAAATTAAATTGTCACTGATTGAACATGTTAAAAATTCAACAGAGCATAGTGACTTTGATGAAATGGAAAATGTGCTGCAAGAATATGAAATTCAAAGCAAACAAGTAGTTGAAGCTGGGGAAACTACTGAAAAAGCATTCGAATTCCCATTAGAAAAATTCAATTTCGAAAAAGGCACAGATGCACTGACATTAAGAACTTATGTTTATATCGACAGCGGTGCAGATGCTGAAGAAGATGCTGAAATCAGAATTCAATAA
- a CDS encoding NADP-dependent oxidoreductase gives MTNDKMQAVVIHKYKKAQQAKIETVERPKIEDNQVLVKVHAASLNPVDYKIAQGGAIRMFFNYKTPYIMGHDFAGEVVAVGKHVVAFQIGDAVYGTKPGALAEYTAATQNEIAAMPRNLSYAHAAALPMAGLTAYQALNDTMHVTRGQNVLIQAGSGGVGTLAVQIAKVLGAHVATTTSAKNRELVKALGADIVIDYHRQNFTEILKDYDGVLDTLGGTYLLDAFKIIKPLGKVVSINGKPDGENAIQFGMPLWKRWLLQWGARKIHRIAREHHAAYHFLFMHNSRKTLNKLRQLVESGKIRPVINVTFDFEEINSALDYLKQGHAAGKVVIRISR, from the coding sequence ATGACAAACGATAAAATGCAAGCTGTAGTGATACATAAATATAAAAAAGCACAACAAGCAAAAATTGAAACAGTAGAACGTCCGAAAATTGAAGACAATCAAGTCTTAGTCAAAGTCCATGCGGCAAGTTTAAACCCTGTCGACTATAAAATTGCACAAGGCGGCGCTATCCGTATGTTCTTTAATTATAAAACTCCGTATATTATGGGGCATGATTTCGCAGGCGAAGTCGTCGCCGTCGGCAAACATGTTGTTGCATTTCAAATCGGTGATGCAGTGTACGGTACAAAACCAGGTGCCTTAGCAGAATATACTGCCGCAACACAAAATGAAATAGCTGCCATGCCGCGCAATTTAAGCTATGCACACGCCGCTGCGCTCCCTATGGCAGGTTTAACAGCGTATCAAGCGCTCAATGATACAATGCATGTCACACGCGGCCAAAACGTCTTAATTCAAGCAGGTTCTGGCGGTGTGGGTACATTAGCTGTTCAAATCGCAAAAGTATTAGGTGCACACGTTGCGACAACAACGAGTGCTAAAAACCGGGAATTAGTTAAAGCGCTGGGTGCCGATATTGTTATCGATTACCACCGTCAAAACTTCACTGAAATCTTAAAAGACTACGATGGCGTCTTAGATACATTAGGCGGTACATATTTATTAGATGCCTTTAAAATAATAAAACCGCTCGGAAAAGTCGTTTCTATCAACGGTAAACCTGACGGTGAAAATGCAATTCAATTCGGTATGCCGCTATGGAAAAGATGGTTGCTGCAATGGGGAGCACGCAAAATCCATCGCATAGCACGCGAACATCACGCCGCATATCATTTTCTCTTTATGCATAACAGCCGTAAAACGCTCAATAAATTACGTCAATTAGTAGAAAGCGGAAAAATCCGTCCAGTAATTAATGTAACATTTGATTTTGAAGAGATAAATAGTGCTTTGGATTATCTTAAACAAGGACATGCTGCTGGCAAAGTAGTCATCCGTATTTCACGTTAA
- a CDS encoding pyrimidine-nucleoside phosphorylase, whose translation MRMVDLIDKKRDGKALTTEEMNWMIEHYTNGDIPDYQMSSFAMATYFQDMNDEERAALTMAMVHSGDVIDLSAIEGIKVDKHSTGGVGDTTTLVLAPLVAAVGVPVAKMSGRGLGHTGGTIDKLESVEGFHVEISEDEFIRLVNEDKLAVIGQTGNLTPADKKIYALRDVTGTVNSIPLIASSIMSKKIAAGADAIVLDVKTGNGAFMKTLEDAKALAHAMVKIGNHVGRQTMAIISDMSQPLGNAIGNALELQEAIDTLRGKGPEDLTELVMSLGSQMVVLGGKAETLDEARTLLKEAIDSGAALDKFRTFLQNQGGNPEVVDKPELLPQAKYHIELPAQSSGVVTEIVANEMGIASMMLGAGRQTKDDDIDLSVGLMLHKKVGDKVSEGESLMTIYSNNEDIDDVKAKLYDNITIAQSGETPTLIHTVITE comes from the coding sequence ATGAGAATGGTGGATTTGATCGATAAGAAGCGTGATGGGAAGGCATTGACGACAGAGGAAATGAATTGGATGATCGAACATTATACCAATGGCGACATTCCTGATTATCAGATGTCGAGTTTTGCGATGGCGACTTATTTCCAAGATATGAATGATGAGGAACGTGCTGCATTAACGATGGCTATGGTGCATTCGGGAGATGTGATTGACTTATCCGCAATAGAAGGGATTAAAGTAGATAAGCATTCGACAGGCGGTGTCGGCGATACAACGACATTAGTATTAGCACCTTTAGTTGCGGCTGTAGGTGTACCTGTAGCTAAAATGAGCGGCCGCGGTTTAGGCCATACAGGCGGTACGATTGATAAATTAGAATCTGTAGAAGGTTTCCACGTTGAAATTTCAGAAGATGAATTTATCCGTCTTGTAAATGAAGATAAATTAGCAGTTATCGGACAAACAGGGAATTTAACACCGGCAGACAAGAAAATTTATGCGCTGCGTGATGTGACAGGGACAGTTAATTCCATTCCGTTAATCGCATCTTCGATTATGAGCAAGAAGATTGCGGCAGGTGCTGATGCGATTGTATTAGATGTTAAAACAGGCAACGGTGCCTTTATGAAAACATTAGAAGATGCGAAAGCTTTAGCACATGCGATGGTGAAAATCGGCAATCATGTCGGCAGACAAACAATGGCGATTATTTCTGATATGAGCCAACCGCTCGGCAATGCGATCGGCAACGCTTTAGAATTACAAGAAGCGATTGATACTTTGCGCGGCAAAGGCCCAGAAGATTTAACTGAACTTGTGATGTCTTTAGGTTCTCAAATGGTTGTCTTAGGCGGTAAAGCAGAAACTTTAGATGAAGCACGCACATTGCTTAAAGAAGCCATCGACAGCGGTGCGGCTTTAGATAAGTTCCGTACATTCTTGCAAAACCAAGGGGGTAATCCAGAAGTAGTGGATAAACCTGAATTATTGCCGCAAGCAAAATACCATATTGAACTGCCAGCGCAATCAAGCGGTGTAGTGACTGAAATTGTCGCAAATGAAATGGGTATCGCATCCATGATGCTTGGCGCAGGCCGTCAAACAAAAGACGATGACATTGATTTGAGTGTCGGCTTGATGCTGCATAAGAAAGTCGGAGATAAAGTGTCAGAAGGTGAAAGCTTAATGACCATTTACAGTAATAACGAAGACATTGATGATGTCAAAGCGAAACTTTATGATAATATTACGATTGCACAATCAGGTGAGACACCAACACTCATCCATACTGTGATTACTGAATAA
- the deoB gene encoding phosphopentomutase, whose translation MTTPFKRIHLIVMDSVGIGEGPDAAAFNDEGSHTLKHTLEGFEQDLPNLERLGLGNIDKLPVVHEVEHPEAFYTKMSEASVGKDTMTGHWEIMGLNIMQPFKVYPDGFPDELVKEIEEMTGRKIVANRPASGTQIIDEWGEHQMKTGDLIVYTSADPVLQIAAHEDIIPLEELYDICEKVRELTKDPKYLIGRIIARPYVGEPGNFTRTSNRHDYALKPFGRTVMNELKDNDYDVIAIGKINDIYDGEGVTKAIRTKNNMDGMDQLIDVVQQDFNGISFLNLVDFDALYGHRRDKEGYAQAIKDFDERLPELFEHLQEDDLVIITADHGNDPIAPGTDHTREYIPVLFYSPKLKTKAHELSGDTTFSSIGATIADNFGVKMPEFGRSYLSEMDVDKQ comes from the coding sequence ATGACAACGCCATTTAAACGTATACATTTAATTGTGATGGACTCTGTAGGTATCGGTGAAGGCCCGGATGCGGCCGCATTCAACGATGAAGGCAGCCACACTTTAAAACACACATTAGAAGGATTTGAACAAGATTTACCGAACTTAGAAAGATTAGGATTAGGTAATATCGATAAGCTTCCAGTCGTGCATGAAGTTGAACACCCAGAAGCATTTTACACTAAGATGAGCGAAGCTTCTGTAGGTAAAGATACGATGACAGGACATTGGGAAATTATGGGCTTGAATATCATGCAACCGTTTAAAGTATATCCTGACGGCTTCCCAGATGAGTTAGTCAAAGAAATCGAAGAGATGACTGGACGTAAAATTGTCGCTAACCGTCCGGCATCAGGTACGCAAATCATTGATGAGTGGGGCGAACACCAAATGAAAACAGGCGATTTAATCGTCTACACTTCTGCAGACCCTGTGCTTCAAATTGCGGCGCATGAAGATATCATCCCGCTTGAAGAGTTATATGATATTTGCGAAAAGGTACGTGAACTGACTAAAGACCCTAAATATTTAATCGGACGAATTATTGCACGTCCTTATGTCGGCGAACCCGGCAACTTTACACGTACTTCTAACCGCCATGACTATGCTTTGAAACCATTCGGACGTACTGTAATGAATGAACTGAAAGATAATGACTATGATGTGATAGCTATCGGTAAAATCAATGATATCTATGATGGTGAAGGTGTCACAAAAGCGATTCGTACTAAAAATAATATGGATGGCATGGATCAATTGATTGATGTCGTACAACAAGACTTTAACGGTATCAGCTTCTTAAACCTTGTTGATTTTGATGCGTTATACGGACATCGCAGAGACAAAGAAGGCTATGCACAAGCCATCAAAGACTTTGATGAACGCTTGCCTGAGCTCTTTGAGCACTTGCAAGAGGATGATTTAGTAATTATTACAGCAGATCACGGTAATGACCCGATTGCGCCAGGTACAGACCATACACGCGAATATATCCCTGTATTGTTCTATAGCCCTAAATTAAAAACAAAAGCTCATGAACTCAGCGGTGATACAACGTTTAGTTCAATCGGTGCGACAATCGCAGACAACTTTGGTGTGAAAATGCCTGAATTCGGACGCAGTTATTTATCAGAAATGGATGTAGACAAACAATAA
- a CDS encoding PTS transporter subunit IIC encodes MKKLLHRWFIQGLSYMTLGLFGSLIIGLILQTIGKQSLVPALNLHFLSDIGTVAMGLTGAAIGGAIAYGLGAQPLVIFSCIIVGSLGYDKFGGGAVGAFVATLIATELSRFYAAKTKIDIIISPLLTLIIGGAVAKFIGPFLNDFMVSLGKMIMLATDQRPLVMGILVAVIFGLALTAPISSAALALMLDLSGLAAGAATIGCCAQMVGFAVTSYKDNGVGGIISIGIGTSMLQVPNILMNPAILIPPTVTSAIVAPIMTTLFPMTNNAAGAGMGTSGFIGQIMTINTMGASTKTWLLIVIFQIALPAIVSYLLYKVCRNAGWIKDGDQKIHIGDKKTAS; translated from the coding sequence ATGAAAAAACTTCTACATCGTTGGTTTATACAAGGCCTAAGTTATATGACATTAGGTCTGTTCGGTTCACTCATTATCGGTTTAATCCTGCAGACTATCGGTAAACAATCTTTAGTTCCTGCTTTAAATTTACATTTCTTATCTGATATCGGTACAGTCGCAATGGGATTAACCGGCGCTGCTATCGGGGGTGCCATTGCCTATGGTTTAGGCGCACAGCCTTTAGTCATTTTCTCTTGTATTATCGTCGGGTCTCTCGGCTATGATAAATTTGGAGGCGGTGCTGTCGGTGCTTTTGTGGCGACGTTAATCGCAACTGAACTCAGTCGTTTTTATGCGGCTAAAACAAAAATTGATATTATTATTTCTCCGCTGCTCACTTTAATTATCGGGGGCGCAGTTGCTAAATTTATCGGACCTTTCTTAAACGATTTTATGGTTTCGCTAGGCAAAATGATTATGCTTGCGACAGATCAGCGTCCGCTGGTTATGGGTATTTTAGTGGCAGTCATTTTCGGTTTGGCTTTGACAGCTCCGATTTCCAGTGCAGCCCTAGCTTTAATGCTCGACTTATCAGGTTTAGCTGCCGGTGCCGCAACAATCGGCTGTTGTGCACAAATGGTCGGTTTTGCGGTAACCAGCTATAAAGATAACGGCGTAGGCGGTATTATCTCTATCGGAATCGGTACAAGTATGCTTCAAGTTCCGAACATCTTGATGAATCCTGCCATTTTGATTCCGCCTACTGTCACAAGTGCTATTGTCGCACCTATCATGACAACACTCTTCCCAATGACAAACAATGCGGCAGGTGCTGGTATGGGAACGAGCGGATTCATCGGACAAATCATGACCATCAACACTATGGGGGCTTCTACTAAAACATGGTTATTGATTGTCATCTTCCAAATCGCATTACCTGCTATAGTCAGCTACTTGCTTTATAAAGTATGCCGCAATGCAGGATGGATTAAAGACGGCGATCAAAAGATTCATATCGGAGACAAGAAAACTGCAAGTTAA
- a CDS encoding fructosamine kinase family protein has protein sequence MDKLWQQNLPISGIKDIVPIAGGDVNDAYRIDTEAGEVFFLLVQPDSPYDFYAAEAEGLKDFEYAEITAPRVIANGEIGGDAYLILSWLEEGPRGSQAELGKLVAKLHDFHNPDKRFGYDYPYEGRDISFNNEWTDSWKEIFVNRRLDHLRETIVEKGLWNVDQLNKFDNVREVIVQALDNHKSKPSLLHGDLWGGNYMFLENGEPALFDPAPLYGDREFDLGATITFGGFSEEFYEAYDKAYPLDEGAYQRIEFYKFYLLLVHLVKFGTMYEGSVDASMDKILSDANF, from the coding sequence ATGGACAAGTTATGGCAGCAAAATCTACCAATCTCTGGTATTAAAGATATCGTACCGATTGCCGGCGGTGATGTGAATGATGCTTACCGCATTGATACAGAAGCAGGAGAGGTTTTCTTTTTACTCGTACAACCTGATAGTCCTTATGATTTCTATGCGGCTGAAGCGGAAGGATTAAAAGACTTTGAATATGCAGAAATTACAGCACCGCGTGTTATTGCGAACGGCGAAATCGGCGGAGACGCTTATTTAATTTTAAGCTGGTTAGAAGAGGGACCGCGCGGCAGCCAGGCAGAACTCGGCAAACTCGTCGCAAAACTGCATGATTTCCATAATCCGGATAAACGTTTTGGTTATGATTATCCGTATGAAGGCAGAGATATTTCATTCAATAATGAATGGACAGATTCTTGGAAAGAAATCTTTGTGAATCGCCGATTAGATCATTTAAGAGAAACAATCGTAGAAAAAGGGTTATGGAATGTAGACCAGCTTAATAAATTCGATAACGTCCGAGAAGTGATTGTACAGGCTTTAGACAATCATAAAAGCAAACCTTCTTTATTGCATGGCGACTTATGGGGCGGCAATTATATGTTCTTAGAAAACGGAGAACCTGCCTTATTCGACCCTGCACCATTATATGGCGATAGAGAATTTGATTTAGGTGCGACAATCACATTCGGCGGCTTCTCAGAAGAATTTTATGAAGCTTATGATAAAGCATATCCTTTAGATGAAGGCGCTTATCAGCGTATTGAATTCTATAAATTCTATTTACTGCTTGTTCATTTAGTAAAATTCGGTACGATGTACGAGGGCAGTGTAGATGCTTCAATGGATAAAATTTTAAGTGATGCGAATTTCTAA
- a CDS encoding phosphate--AMP phosphotransferase, with the protein MSTKIKELELKASELTRTTHQLGIPVMIVFEGVPAAGKTRLSNELLLTLDAKYSSFIATASPTQENLRYQFLQKYWNTLPGKGEINIYFRSWYAHYIDYKVNGIKHLQYKDYDVLRDQIAGFETMLENDNYEIIKFYIEIDEQKRQEHILQTKENPLTRWKAQEYENVIPDDIYLEEMSRILNDPKQKDWQVIDYTDREAATIRMYEHIIKRLKKAIKAYHERVKTRDGLFTPDFKTDLFDNLLPKVSKADYNAQIEKLQARMLEIQFALYERKIPLILVFEGMDAAGKGGNIKRIREKLDPTGYEVNAISAPTDVELAHQYLWRFAHDMPRTGHIEMFDRSWYGRVLVERVEGFATTDEWQRAYHEINDFEKMWTDEGAIILKFFLSLDKDVQLERFKAREDNPDKQWKITDEDWRNREKWDLYLEASADMVNKTNTSNAPWYIVPADHKKTARIAVLKRIIKTCETALWGVHHD; encoded by the coding sequence ATGTCAACTAAGATTAAAGAACTTGAGTTAAAAGCATCTGAGCTAACAAGAACAACGCATCAGCTAGGGATACCGGTTATGATTGTATTCGAAGGGGTGCCGGCAGCAGGAAAGACACGTTTGTCTAATGAATTACTACTTACGTTGGATGCTAAATATTCCAGCTTTATTGCGACAGCATCGCCGACTCAAGAAAATCTGCGCTATCAATTTCTTCAAAAGTATTGGAATACCTTACCGGGTAAAGGCGAAATCAATATCTATTTCAGAAGCTGGTATGCACACTATATTGATTACAAAGTCAATGGTATAAAGCATTTGCAGTATAAAGATTATGATGTGCTGCGCGACCAGATCGCAGGCTTTGAAACTATGCTTGAAAATGATAACTATGAAATTATCAAATTCTATATTGAGATAGATGAACAAAAACGACAAGAACATATTTTACAGACGAAAGAGAATCCGTTAACACGCTGGAAAGCACAAGAATATGAAAATGTAATTCCTGATGATATTTATCTTGAAGAGATGAGCCGTATTTTAAATGATCCGAAACAAAAAGATTGGCAAGTGATTGATTATACGGATAGAGAAGCGGCTACGATTCGTATGTATGAACATATTATCAAACGCTTGAAAAAAGCGATTAAAGCTTATCACGAACGTGTCAAAACACGTGACGGCTTATTTACACCTGACTTTAAAACAGATTTATTTGATAATCTATTGCCTAAAGTCAGCAAAGCAGACTATAATGCACAAATTGAAAAGCTGCAAGCACGTATGCTGGAAATTCAATTTGCGTTATATGAAAGAAAAATCCCATTGATTCTAGTCTTTGAAGGTATGGACGCAGCGGGTAAAGGCGGCAATATCAAACGTATTCGCGAAAAATTAGATCCGACAGGTTATGAAGTCAATGCGATCAGTGCACCGACTGATGTTGAACTGGCACATCAATATTTATGGCGTTTTGCCCATGATATGCCGAGAACCGGACATATTGAAATGTTTGACCGCAGCTGGTATGGCCGAGTACTTGTGGAACGTGTGGAAGGTTTTGCGACTACAGATGAATGGCAGCGTGCGTATCATGAAATCAACGACTTTGAAAAAATGTGGACAGATGAAGGTGCAATCATCTTGAAATTCTTCCTCAGCTTAGATAAAGATGTACAGTTAGAACGCTTTAAAGCGAGAGAAGACAATCCAGATAAACAATGGAAAATCACAGATGAAGATTGGCGCAACCGTGAAAAATGGGATTTATATTTAGAAGCAAGTGCGGATATGGTTAATAAAACGAATACTTCTAATGCGCCATGGTACATTGTACCTGCTGATCATAAGAAAACAGCACGTATTGCGGTATTGAAGCGTATTATTAAAACATGTGAAACAGCGCTGTGGGGCGTTCATCACGATTAG
- a CDS encoding cation diffusion facilitator family transporter codes for MARNYSRTYYFHHVEHRKIQQSSKKTLWLSLIITLFFTIVEFVGGIVSNSLALLSDSFHMLSDVLALGLSMVAIYFSSKRPTNHFTYGFLRFEVVAAFLNGLALVVISLWIFYEAIMRMIFPREIESGLMFWIAVIGLIVNIVLTWLLYHSLKSEDNINIQSALWHFLGDLLNSVGVIVAVILIKITGIQMIDPILSIVISCVLLNGGYKILKNAWLILMEAVPSGLDVDQIMEDMKKADRVIDVHEFHLWSVTSDQYSLSAHVVLDSKDSQDAYSIINQLEKLLKTKYGLHHTTLQIEHLDLNHLDENYFEQFENEKE; via the coding sequence ATGGCAAGAAATTATTCTAGGACTTATTATTTCCATCATGTGGAGCATCGAAAAATTCAACAAAGCTCTAAAAAAACACTATGGTTATCATTAATCATTACATTGTTCTTCACTATTGTTGAATTCGTCGGAGGGATTGTCTCCAATTCCTTAGCACTATTATCAGACTCATTTCATATGCTGAGTGACGTATTGGCATTAGGTTTATCAATGGTCGCGATATATTTTTCAAGCAAGCGTCCGACGAATCATTTTACTTACGGCTTTTTAAGGTTTGAGGTAGTTGCGGCATTCCTTAATGGTTTGGCATTGGTAGTCATTTCATTATGGATTTTCTACGAAGCGATTATGCGTATGATTTTCCCAAGGGAAATCGAAAGCGGCCTAATGTTTTGGATTGCGGTCATTGGTTTGATAGTCAATATCGTACTGACATGGTTGTTGTATCATTCTTTGAAATCTGAAGATAACATCAATATCCAAAGTGCGCTTTGGCATTTCTTAGGCGACTTGCTTAACTCGGTCGGTGTCATTGTAGCGGTAATTTTAATTAAAATTACCGGCATTCAAATGATTGACCCGATTTTAAGTATTGTCATTTCATGCGTATTATTAAACGGCGGTTATAAAATCTTAAAGAATGCTTGGCTTATTTTAATGGAAGCAGTACCGAGCGGTTTAGATGTGGATCAGATTATGGAGGATATGAAGAAAGCAGATCGTGTCATCGATGTGCATGAATTCCACCTTTGGAGTGTTACTTCAGACCAATATTCATTATCTGCACATGTGGTGCTAGACAGTAAAGACAGCCAAGATGCTTATAGTATCATCAACCAATTAGAAAAATTGCTGAAAACAAAATACGGTTTGCATCACACAACATTGCAAATTGAACATCTGGATTTAAACCATTTGGATGAGAATTATTTTGAGCAATTCGAAAATGAAAAAGAATAA